From Ascochyta rabiei chromosome 12, complete sequence, the proteins below share one genomic window:
- a CDS encoding emp24p/erv25p- protein, with amino-acid sequence MWKPTVLLAAALAVPAQALHFFIDGAVQKCFFEELPKDTLVVGHYHAEVWDDATKSFQSKPDVGVFITVEETFDNNHRIVAQRGAGKGKFTFSAADSGQHRICVTPQNVQSGGWLGSGIHGSVKFTLDMAIGETSRIESTDKAHVQTLVEKVQDLNSRLQDVRREQIFQREREAEFRDQSESTNSRVVRWTLIQLAILGVTCAWQLTHLRAFFVKQKLV; translated from the exons ATGTGGAAACCTACCGTATTGCTCGCCGCTGCGCTGGCAGTTCCAGCTCAAGCCCTGCACTTCTTCATCGACGGCGCAGTCCAGAAGTGCTTCTTCGAAGAGCTTCCCAAAGACACTTTGGTTGTTG GACATTATCACGCCGAAGTATGGGACGATGCGACCAAATCCTTCCAATCGAAGCCGGACGTAGGCGTCTTCATCACTGTTGAGGAGACATTCGACAACAACCACCGCATTGTTGCCCAACGCGGTGCTGGCAAGGGCAAATTCACCTTCAGCGCCGCTGACTCCGGCCAGCATCGCATTTGCGTCACCCCTCAGAATGTACAGAGTGGAGGCTGGTTGGGCAGTGGCATTCACGGCTCCGTCAAGTTCACGTTGGACATGGCTATTGGAGAGACAAGCAGGATCGAGAGCACAGATAAAGCCCATGTTCAGACACTGGTGGAGAAGGTCCAGGACTTGAACTCGAGGTTGCAGGACGTGAGGCGAGAGCAGATCTTCCAGAGG GAGCGTGAAGCCGAGTTCCGCGACCAGTCCGAGAGCACAAACTCCCGTGTTGTCCGTTGGACCCTGATCCAGCTCGCCATCCTAGGTGTCACTTGCGCATGGCAACTGACACATCTGCGAGCATTCTTCGTCAAGCAGAAGCTCGTATGA